Proteins encoded together in one Deinococcus radiopugnans ATCC 19172 window:
- a CDS encoding 3-hydroxyacyl-CoA dehydrogenase/enoyl-CoA hydratase family protein codes for MKIQPYRIQKAAVIGAGVMGAAIAAQLANAGIPVMLLDIVLPDNPDRNFLAKQGIQRALKARPAAFMDKSRAALITPGNLEDDLPKLKDADWVLEAIIEKLDAKRSLWERVEKVAKKTAIISSNSSGIPMHLQIEGRGEDFQRRFVGAHFFNPPRYLHLLEVIPTPKTDPKVVDAFSEFAETTLGKGVVIANDVPGFVANRIGVYGIIRAMQHMQEAGLTPAQVDQLTGPVLGRANSATFRTADLSGLDIIYHVANDIGKVTPDDEDFSLTDAFRTLVEDKKWLGDKTGSGFYKKTKDEKGKTKILNLNLDTMEYEDQGKVKVAAVEAVKGKPLAERVKTLYTASGKEGDFLRGVMNDGFWYAAKMAGNVSGRLQDIDNALKWGFGWEQGPFETMDTLGVQTVIANLEAEGRTLPPLLQAMMDSGREKFYSVNEQGGDETVTPEGQPTKYEAPYFILTDLKNDASRVVKKRGGASVVDLGDGVLLVEWHAKMNALGEDQLRAVQDGHKLVQEMGYAGLVLGNQGENFSAGANLPLILSQAQADEWDELDDSIKQFQQVTTSLRFSPHPTVAAPFGLTLGGGAEFTLHADHVVASAELYMGLVEVGVGLIPGGGGTKEMLLRFTDQLHPSQQVGITLLPAVQRAFELIGTAKTSTSALEARNLGFLRDTDTVAMNRNHIIMEAKRQVLALAPGYVQPTPRQDIPVMGDAAIAALKSALYGMHQGGYITDYDLVVSKELGRVLSGGTGNNRTAKVSEQHLLDLEREAFLTLLGKKGTQQRIDHMLKTGKPLRN; via the coding sequence ATGAAGATTCAGCCGTACCGTATTCAGAAGGCTGCCGTGATCGGCGCAGGTGTGATGGGCGCTGCCATCGCCGCGCAACTCGCCAACGCGGGCATTCCCGTGATGCTCCTCGACATCGTGCTACCGGACAACCCAGATCGTAATTTCCTGGCGAAGCAGGGCATCCAGCGGGCGCTCAAGGCCCGTCCCGCCGCCTTTATGGACAAGTCGCGCGCCGCCCTGATTACTCCCGGCAACCTGGAAGACGATCTGCCCAAGCTCAAGGACGCCGACTGGGTGCTGGAAGCCATCATCGAGAAGCTCGACGCCAAACGCAGCCTGTGGGAGCGCGTGGAGAAGGTGGCGAAGAAGACGGCGATCATCTCCAGCAACTCCTCGGGCATTCCGATGCACCTGCAAATTGAGGGCCGGGGCGAGGACTTCCAGCGCCGTTTCGTGGGCGCCCATTTCTTCAACCCGCCGCGCTACCTGCACCTGCTGGAAGTGATTCCCACCCCCAAGACCGATCCCAAAGTCGTGGACGCCTTCAGCGAGTTTGCCGAAACCACGCTGGGCAAGGGCGTAGTTATCGCCAACGACGTGCCGGGCTTCGTCGCCAACCGGATTGGCGTGTACGGCATCATCCGCGCCATGCAGCACATGCAGGAGGCCGGGCTGACCCCCGCGCAGGTGGATCAGCTGACCGGGCCGGTGCTGGGCCGCGCCAACTCCGCCACCTTCCGCACCGCTGACCTGTCGGGCCTGGACATCATCTACCACGTCGCCAACGACATCGGCAAGGTGACGCCCGACGACGAGGATTTCAGCCTGACCGACGCCTTCCGCACCCTGGTGGAAGACAAGAAGTGGCTGGGCGACAAGACCGGCAGCGGCTTTTACAAGAAGACGAAAGACGAGAAGGGCAAGACCAAGATCCTGAACCTCAACCTCGACACGATGGAGTACGAGGATCAGGGCAAGGTGAAGGTGGCCGCCGTGGAAGCGGTGAAGGGCAAGCCGCTGGCCGAACGGGTGAAAACGCTGTACACCGCTTCAGGCAAGGAGGGCGACTTCCTGCGCGGCGTGATGAACGACGGCTTCTGGTACGCCGCCAAGATGGCCGGGAACGTGTCGGGCCGCCTTCAGGACATCGACAACGCCCTGAAATGGGGCTTCGGCTGGGAGCAGGGGCCGTTCGAGACGATGGACACCCTGGGCGTGCAGACCGTCATCGCCAACCTGGAAGCCGAGGGCCGCACGCTGCCGCCCCTGCTCCAGGCCATGATGGACAGCGGGCGCGAGAAGTTCTACTCTGTTAATGAGCAGGGGGGCGACGAAACCGTGACGCCGGAGGGCCAGCCCACCAAGTACGAAGCGCCGTATTTCATCCTGACCGATCTGAAGAACGACGCCTCCAGGGTGGTCAAGAAGCGTGGCGGGGCCAGCGTCGTCGATCTGGGCGACGGCGTGCTGCTGGTGGAATGGCACGCCAAGATGAACGCGCTGGGCGAGGATCAGCTGCGCGCCGTGCAGGACGGCCACAAACTGGTGCAGGAGATGGGCTACGCCGGGCTGGTGCTGGGCAATCAGGGCGAGAATTTCAGCGCCGGGGCCAACCTGCCCCTGATCCTGTCGCAGGCGCAGGCCGACGAGTGGGACGAGCTGGACGACTCCATCAAGCAGTTCCAGCAGGTCACCACGTCCCTGCGCTTCTCCCCGCACCCCACTGTGGCGGCCCCCTTCGGCCTGACCCTGGGCGGCGGCGCGGAATTCACGCTGCACGCCGATCATGTGGTTGCCAGCGCCGAGCTTTACATGGGGCTGGTGGAAGTCGGCGTGGGCCTGATCCCCGGCGGCGGCGGCACCAAGGAAATGCTGCTGCGCTTCACCGATCAGCTGCACCCCAGCCAGCAGGTGGGCATCACGCTGCTGCCCGCCGTGCAGCGCGCCTTCGAGCTGATCGGCACTGCCAAGACCTCCACGAGTGCGTTAGAGGCCCGCAACCTGGGCTTCCTGCGCGACACCGACACGGTTGCCATGAACAGGAACCACATCATCATGGAAGCCAAGCGGCAGGTGCTGGCGCTGGCCCCCGGCTACGTGCAGCCCACGCCCCGCCAGGACATCCCCGTGATGGGCGACGCCGCCATCGCCGCGCTGAAGAGTGCGCTGTACGGGATGCACCAGGGCGGCTACATCACCGATTACGACTTGGTGGTCAGCAAGGAACTGGGCCGGGTGCTGAGCGGCGGCACCGGCAACAACCGCACCGCCAAGGTCAGCGAGCAGCACCTGCTTGATCTGGAACGCGAAGCCTTCCTGACCCTGCTGGGCAAGAAGGGCACGCAGCAGCGGATCGACCACATGCTGAAGACTGGGAAGCCGCTGCGGAACTGA
- a CDS encoding nitroreductase family protein, which produces MSAPLPTRTQSAEQVMAFYDAHRTTRRYVTAQDGSPLPLPADHLEAILHAAQRAPTDATAQLYSLVRLVNPAVRAEVAALTTNAHIATASEAFVVCADVRRVERVLEVRGQTPGHWPAIAVHFGIGDAVMAGTNLLTAAEMLGYQGCWIGGVMNGLEGIIDLLALPPGVLPFAALTIGKSAEDTPYRPRVPRPLVIHTDTYHPGTDEEIRAAVEVMNPIAARGDQPGDWARLLRSYFAVGGSMEGREPRLVAALQRQGLWAGEGEAAPPLQSVT; this is translated from the coding sequence ATGTCCGCACCGCTGCCCACCCGCACCCAGAGCGCCGAACAGGTCATGGCCTTCTACGATGCCCACCGCACCACCCGCAGGTACGTGACGGCCCAGGACGGCTCCCCGCTGCCCCTGCCCGCAGACCATCTGGAAGCCATCCTGCACGCCGCCCAGCGTGCGCCCACCGACGCCACCGCTCAGCTGTATTCGCTGGTGCGGCTGGTGAATCCTGCTGTGCGGGCTGAGGTGGCGGCCCTGACCACCAACGCGCACATCGCCACCGCGTCCGAGGCCTTCGTGGTGTGCGCCGACGTGCGGCGCGTGGAGCGGGTGCTGGAGGTCAGGGGGCAGACGCCGGGGCACTGGCCGGCCATCGCCGTGCATTTCGGCATCGGGGACGCGGTGATGGCCGGAACCAACCTGCTGACCGCCGCCGAGATGCTGGGCTACCAGGGCTGCTGGATCGGCGGCGTGATGAATGGATTGGAGGGCATCATCGATCTGCTGGCGCTGCCGCCCGGTGTGCTGCCCTTCGCCGCGCTGACCATCGGAAAGTCTGCCGAGGACACGCCGTACCGCCCGCGCGTGCCGCGCCCGCTGGTGATTCACACCGACACCTATCACCCCGGCACGGACGAGGAAATCCGCGCCGCCGTGGAGGTCATGAACCCCATCGCGGCGCGGGGGGACCAGCCCGGCGACTGGGCCAGATTGTTGCGCTCCTACTTCGCCGTGGGCGGCAGCATGGAGGGCCGCGAACCCCGGCTGGTGGCGGCCCTCCAGCGGCAGGGCCTATGGGCGGGGGAGGGGGAAGCCGCGCCGCCCCTTCAGTCTGTCACGTAA
- a CDS encoding helix-turn-helix transcriptional regulator gives MAAPQSQGQVVNHIRRLRFERGEMTQQALATAAGVTRQTINAVEGGKYSPSLELAFKIALVLGQPIERVFAYVTD, from the coding sequence GTGGCCGCACCCCAGTCCCAGGGTCAGGTGGTCAACCACATCCGCCGCCTGCGCTTCGAGCGGGGCGAGATGACGCAGCAGGCCCTCGCCACGGCAGCGGGGGTGACCCGGCAGACCATCAACGCCGTCGAGGGCGGCAAGTATTCGCCGTCGCTGGAACTGGCCTTCAAGATTGCGCTGGTGCTGGGCCAGCCCATCGAGCGGGTGTTCGCTTACGTGACAGACTGA
- a CDS encoding MraY family glycosyltransferase, translated as MDSLSALAQHLGIADLFGRGFLSVVVTFLTAGVFTWLFIPRLREFAVQVGWADQPNARRLNTEPLPNAGGLAIFAGFIVSVIVAWALRPIVVEIVNIQVLAILLGASLLVLVGFIDDQYGLSPLSRLLVQVLAAVLLIVNGLRIDFNAIPFLPILPDAINAPLSIFLTILWIVGLTNAVNLMDGVDGVVGGVGFVVSTVLLATAAQFPDRAAAVVLLAGLSGAALGYLRHNFNPSRIIMGDAGAYLFGYTLAAVSLLGTLKFSAGASLIVPLIVLALPVLDTTQVVIGRLARGIRNPLGHPDKTHIHHRVLARTASARRTAVILWTVALACGMLGMAFQGVTWPVIVATGVLIAVCLWFVAHRRVRAQKIETGRQASAPKDA; from the coding sequence ATGGATTCACTTTCTGCCCTCGCCCAGCATCTGGGCATCGCCGACCTGTTTGGGCGTGGCTTTCTCAGCGTCGTCGTCACTTTCCTGACCGCCGGGGTATTTACCTGGCTGTTCATTCCGCGCCTGCGCGAGTTCGCCGTGCAGGTGGGCTGGGCCGATCAGCCCAACGCGCGGCGCCTGAACACCGAGCCGCTGCCCAACGCGGGGGGGCTGGCGATCTTCGCGGGCTTCATCGTCAGCGTGATCGTGGCCTGGGCGCTGCGCCCCATCGTCGTGGAGATCGTCAACATTCAGGTGCTCGCCATTCTGCTGGGCGCGTCGCTGCTGGTGCTGGTGGGCTTTATCGATGACCAGTATGGGTTGTCTCCGCTGTCGCGCCTGCTGGTGCAGGTGCTGGCCGCCGTGCTGCTGATCGTCAACGGCCTGCGGATCGACTTCAACGCCATTCCCTTCCTGCCGATCCTCCCCGACGCCATCAACGCGCCCCTGAGCATCTTCCTGACCATTCTGTGGATCGTGGGCCTGACCAACGCGGTCAACCTGATGGACGGCGTGGACGGTGTGGTGGGCGGCGTGGGTTTTGTGGTCAGCACGGTGCTGCTGGCGACGGCGGCGCAGTTTCCAGACCGGGCCGCCGCTGTGGTTTTGCTGGCGGGGTTGTCGGGGGCGGCGCTGGGCTACCTGCGGCACAACTTCAACCCCAGCCGCATCATCATGGGCGACGCCGGGGCGTACCTGTTCGGCTACACGCTGGCCGCCGTGAGCCTGCTGGGCACGCTGAAATTCAGCGCCGGGGCCAGCCTGATCGTGCCGCTGATCGTGCTGGCGCTGCCGGTGCTGGACACCACGCAGGTGGTGATCGGGCGGCTGGCGCGCGGCATCCGCAACCCGCTGGGGCACCCGGACAAGACCCACATCCACCACCGCGTGCTGGCCCGCACCGCCAGCGCGCGGCGCACTGCCGTGATCCTGTGGACGGTGGCGCTGGCCTGCGGCATGCTGGGCATGGCCTTTCAGGGCGTGACGTGGCCGGTGATCGTGGCGACAGGCGTGCTGATCGCCGTGTGCCTGTGGTTCGTGGCCCACCGCCGGGTGCGCGCCCAGAAGATCGAGACCGGACGACAGGCGTCGGCCCCGAAAGATGCCTGA
- a CDS encoding phosphotransferase family protein encodes MAGCASGLTVDAVRAAKLIRCQFPPLAALPVTPLGEGGDHRAFAVGQRWVFRFPKHSGGGQGLLREARLLTWLAPHLPLPVPVPVFVGQPDRDFPEAFTGALRLTGRSGLETPLLKWEEVGRSVGRFLRVLHAQGAGTARALGLTLDFDPTYSDWQEAALEDLEALSRQWPEVQSWREVLNQTPTSQPGQLAVIHGDLAAEHVFLSDRAEITGILDWADAAIGDPARDLAGLIHWGGRAMLDAALAEYGKTEAGVIERAAWYALCRALEDMAFGLRWDRPTYVEGGKRALTILHMEFADTLTKPR; translated from the coding sequence GTGGCTGGCTGCGCGTCAGGGCTGACCGTGGACGCGGTGCGGGCGGCCAAACTGATTCGCTGCCAGTTCCCGCCCCTGGCCGCCCTGCCCGTGACGCCGCTGGGCGAGGGCGGCGATCACCGGGCGTTTGCGGTGGGACAGCGGTGGGTTTTTCGGTTTCCGAAACACAGCGGGGGCGGTCAGGGCTTACTCAGGGAGGCGCGGCTGCTGACGTGGCTGGCCCCACACCTGCCGCTGCCGGTTCCCGTCCCAGTGTTCGTCGGCCAGCCGGATAGAGACTTTCCCGAAGCCTTCACGGGTGCGCTTCGGCTAACGGGAAGATCGGGTCTGGAAACCCCGCTGCTCAAGTGGGAAGAGGTGGGGCGCTCCGTGGGCCGTTTTCTGCGAGTCCTGCACGCTCAGGGCGCGGGCACGGCGCGGGCGTTGGGCCTGACGCTCGATTTCGATCCAACTTACTCCGACTGGCAGGAAGCCGCGCTGGAGGATCTGGAAGCCCTCTCGAGGCAGTGGCCTGAGGTGCAGAGTTGGCGCGAGGTCTTGAATCAGACGCCCACCTCCCAGCCGGGGCAGCTCGCGGTGATTCACGGCGATCTGGCCGCCGAGCACGTGTTCCTGAGTGACCGGGCCGAGATCACCGGCATCCTCGACTGGGCCGACGCCGCCATCGGCGATCCGGCGCGCGATCTGGCGGGGCTGATTCATTGGGGCGGACGGGCCATGCTGGACGCGGCCCTGGCAGAGTACGGCAAGACTGAGGCCGGGGTTATCGAGCGGGCCGCGTGGTACGCACTGTGCCGGGCGCTGGAGGACATGGCCTTTGGGCTGCGCTGGGACAGGCCCACGTATGTTGAGGGTGGGAAGCGGGCGCTGACGATCCTCCACATGGAATTCGCCGACACCCTGACCAAACCCAGGTAA
- a CDS encoding thiolase family protein: MNLKDAVIVSAVRTPVGRGIKGTLANTRPDDLAALVMNEAVKRAGIDPALVEDVYLGCAIPEAEQGLNVARLAALRAGMPDSVGGVTVNRFCSSGLQTIAMAAAAIQTGQAEIMLAGGVESMSMLPMSGHNPSPNPDLVDTRPGSYIGMGMTAENVADKYGVSRADQDAFALRSHQRAAAAQDAGRFDAEIVPVPVEKDTVKGTKIKTETVQFDKDELIRRDANLEDMAKVRPAFKTTGSVTAANASPFSDGAAAVLIMSGDKAQELGLKPLAKFLGFAVAGVDPELMGIGPVKAIPKVLEQVGLTLTDIDLIELNEAFAAQSLAVIRELGLNEEITNVNGGAIALGHPLGCSGAKLATTAIYELGRRGGGKALITMCIGGGMGAAGVLEVYPAEETAQAAD; this comes from the coding sequence ATGAATCTAAAAGACGCCGTTATCGTATCCGCCGTTCGTACCCCCGTGGGACGCGGCATCAAAGGCACCCTCGCCAACACCCGCCCCGACGATCTGGCCGCCCTGGTCATGAACGAGGCCGTCAAGCGCGCCGGCATTGACCCCGCCCTGGTGGAGGACGTGTACCTGGGCTGCGCCATTCCCGAGGCCGAGCAGGGCCTGAACGTGGCCCGCCTGGCCGCGCTGCGCGCCGGTATGCCCGACAGCGTGGGCGGCGTGACCGTCAATCGCTTCTGCTCCAGCGGCCTCCAGACCATCGCGATGGCGGCGGCGGCCATCCAGACCGGACAGGCCGAGATCATGCTGGCCGGCGGCGTGGAGAGCATGAGCATGTTGCCCATGAGCGGCCACAACCCCAGCCCCAACCCCGATCTGGTGGACACCCGCCCCGGCTCGTACATCGGCATGGGCATGACCGCCGAGAACGTGGCCGACAAGTACGGCGTGAGCCGCGCCGATCAGGACGCCTTCGCCCTGCGCAGCCACCAGCGCGCCGCCGCCGCCCAGGACGCCGGACGCTTCGACGCCGAGATCGTGCCGGTGCCGGTGGAGAAGGACACCGTCAAGGGCACGAAAATCAAGACCGAAACGGTGCAGTTCGACAAGGATGAGCTGATTCGCCGGGACGCCAATCTGGAGGACATGGCGAAGGTACGCCCCGCCTTCAAGACCACCGGCAGCGTGACGGCGGCCAACGCCAGCCCCTTCAGCGACGGCGCCGCCGCCGTGCTGATCATGAGCGGGGACAAGGCGCAGGAACTGGGCCTCAAGCCACTGGCCAAGTTCCTGGGCTTCGCGGTGGCGGGCGTCGATCCCGAACTGATGGGCATCGGCCCGGTCAAGGCCATCCCCAAGGTGCTGGAACAGGTGGGCCTGACCCTGACCGACATTGACCTGATCGAGCTGAACGAGGCCTTTGCCGCCCAGAGCCTCGCGGTCATTCGTGAACTGGGCCTGAACGAGGAGATCACCAACGTCAACGGCGGCGCGATTGCGCTGGGCCATCCCCTCGGGTGCAGCGGCGCGAAGCTGGCGACGACGGCCATCTACGAACTCGGACGGCGCGGCGGCGGCAAGGCGCTGATCACCATGTGCATCGGCGGAGGCATGGGCGCGGCGGGCGTGCTGGAAGTGTACCCGGCGGAAGAAACGGCCCAGGCTGCCGACTGA
- the sufU gene encoding Fe-S cluster assembly sulfur transfer protein SufU has protein sequence MTAPGSAMQALYRQVVMEHYRRPRNFGDLPDATHAEGGHNPSCGDQLQLMLRLDGERIEDARFTAQGCAISVASASLMTGALKGKTVEEAHALIQSFTEMVRSGEAAPELGDLAALRGVHTLHTRVKCATLPWQTLQVLLEQARPS, from the coding sequence ATGACCGCTCCCGGCAGCGCCATGCAGGCCCTCTACAGGCAGGTGGTCATGGAGCATTACCGCCGCCCGCGCAACTTCGGCGATCTGCCCGACGCCACGCACGCCGAGGGCGGCCACAACCCGTCGTGCGGCGATCAGCTGCAACTGATGCTGCGGCTGGACGGGGAACGCATCGAGGACGCCCGCTTCACCGCGCAGGGCTGCGCCATCTCGGTTGCCAGCGCCAGCCTGATGACCGGGGCGCTGAAGGGCAAGACCGTGGAGGAGGCCCACGCCCTGATCCAGTCCTTCACCGAGATGGTGCGCAGCGGAGAGGCCGCCCCCGAGCTGGGCGATCTGGCGGCGCTGCGCGGCGTCCACACCCTGCACACCCGCGTCAAGTGCGCCACCCTGCCGTGGCAGACCTTGCAGGTGCTGCTGGAACAGGCCCGCCCCTCCTGA
- a CDS encoding alpha/beta hydrolase family protein translates to MSILTRIRQINRRRALGWAAFSYAVAVLSGAFLGAEITLRSKTRRVKGEFVPVGRRGNSVYLPASPETLSRGVVGIVPLLPNKGHAVLGPPKLAGTLVRRDILEERGVLPNGSLAWVSTFVYNGTPGQLGIDYEATSVHTEVGNMPAWHIPAVSGERDAIAIVIHGHGGQRAQALRMLPALRRSGVASLFVTFRNAHGAPRVGKGYLSLGDSEAEDVIAALDWAKAAGYGRAMLYGFSMGGNVALSVLRPRHQPYPIPVTGVALDCPALDWRDTIRSNGQRYGIPGFMARHIGNFVQYLVTRRSGQDFDVVDQLAAAPGFRVPILLWHGTRDATIPIRQSDALARLRPDLVEYHRVEGAKHIRCWNIDPAKYDAELEAFIGRVLPGVGV, encoded by the coding sequence GTGTCGATCCTCACCCGAATCCGTCAGATCAACCGCCGCCGGGCGCTGGGCTGGGCTGCCTTTTCCTACGCGGTGGCCGTCCTGTCGGGTGCATTCCTGGGCGCAGAGATCACCCTGCGTTCCAAGACGCGGCGGGTCAAGGGCGAGTTCGTTCCGGTGGGGCGGCGCGGCAACTCGGTGTATCTGCCTGCCTCGCCGGAGACACTGTCTCGCGGAGTGGTGGGTATTGTGCCTCTGCTGCCCAACAAGGGGCACGCCGTCCTGGGGCCGCCCAAGCTGGCCGGAACGCTGGTACGGCGCGACATTCTGGAAGAACGCGGAGTCTTACCAAACGGTTCGCTGGCCTGGGTCTCCACCTTCGTCTACAACGGCACGCCGGGGCAACTGGGCATCGACTACGAGGCCACCTCCGTTCACACAGAGGTGGGGAACATGCCCGCGTGGCACATTCCCGCTGTCTCTGGTGAAAGGGACGCCATCGCCATCGTGATTCACGGGCACGGCGGGCAGCGGGCGCAGGCGCTGCGGATGCTGCCGGCGCTGCGGCGTTCAGGGGTGGCCTCGCTGTTCGTCACCTTCCGCAACGCGCACGGTGCGCCGCGTGTGGGCAAGGGCTACCTGAGCCTGGGCGACAGCGAGGCCGAGGACGTGATCGCCGCGCTGGACTGGGCGAAGGCCGCCGGGTACGGACGGGCCATGCTCTACGGCTTCTCGATGGGCGGCAACGTGGCCCTGAGCGTGCTGCGGCCCCGGCACCAGCCGTACCCGATTCCGGTGACGGGCGTGGCGCTGGACTGCCCGGCGCTGGACTGGCGCGACACCATCCGCAGCAACGGGCAGCGCTACGGCATTCCCGGCTTCATGGCGCGGCACATCGGCAACTTCGTGCAGTACCTCGTCACGCGGCGCAGCGGGCAGGATTTCGACGTGGTGGATCAACTGGCCGCCGCCCCCGGTTTCCGTGTGCCCATCCTGCTGTGGCACGGCACCCGCGACGCCACCATTCCCATCCGCCAGTCCGACGCCCTCGCCAGGTTGCGCCCCGATCTGGTGGAATACCACCGCGTCGAGGGGGCCAAGCATATTCGCTGTTGGAACATTGACCCTGCCAAATATGACGCAGAGTTGGAGGCGTTTATCGGGAGGGTTTTGCCGGGGGTGGGGGTATGA
- a CDS encoding 3-isopropylmalate dehydratase small subunit: protein MPTVHVFARDHINTDEIIPARHLTTDVESELAKFAMEDYDKTFVKRVQPGDLVVAGADFGCGSSREHAVWALRGAGVGAVIAPNFARIYYRNSINNGFLALECDGIVEAFEDGDNADLDLQAGTVTNTRTGQSLTFVPVPQFALDVQKAGGWLEYMKEHDAADLEAETLKARSTEAGHGHPGHDSTEIDSTATDSTPIDSAPQENTHA, encoded by the coding sequence ATGCCCACCGTTCACGTTTTCGCCCGAGACCACATCAACACCGACGAGATCATTCCCGCCCGCCACCTGACCACCGACGTGGAATCGGAACTGGCGAAGTTTGCGATGGAGGATTACGACAAGACCTTCGTGAAACGGGTGCAGCCCGGCGATCTCGTGGTGGCCGGGGCCGACTTCGGCTGTGGCAGCAGCCGCGAGCACGCGGTGTGGGCGCTGCGCGGCGCGGGCGTGGGCGCGGTGATCGCCCCCAACTTCGCGCGCATCTACTACCGCAACTCGATCAACAACGGCTTTCTGGCCCTGGAATGCGACGGCATCGTGGAAGCTTTCGAGGACGGCGACAACGCCGATCTGGACTTGCAGGCCGGCACGGTCACCAACACGCGCACCGGCCAATCCCTGACCTTTGTGCCGGTGCCGCAGTTCGCGCTGGACGTGCAGAAGGCGGGCGGCTGGCTGGAGTACATGAAGGAGCACGACGCCGCCGATCTGGAGGCCGAAACCCTGAAGGCCCGCAGCACGGAAGCCGGTCACGGCCACCCCGGTCACGATTCCACCGAAATCGACTCCACCGCAACTGACTCCACCCCAATCGACTCAGCCCCACAGGAGAACACCCATGCCTAA
- the upp gene encoding uracil phosphoribosyltransferase: MVTVVSHPLIQHKLSLMRDTQTGVKEFRELAAELSMLLAYEAMRDLELAPHTVSTPLETGEFPMLSGKKLALVAILRAGLIMTDAIVALVPAAKVGHLGMYRDPQTMKPVAYYNKLPADIAERRVFLTDPMLATGGSASAAIASLKEAGAQSIKLMCILSAPEGIAVIEREHPDVEIVTAAIDSHLNDHGYIVPGLGDAGDRIYGTK, from the coding sequence ATGGTCACTGTCGTCTCCCACCCGCTGATCCAACACAAGCTCTCGCTGATGCGCGACACCCAGACCGGGGTCAAGGAGTTCCGCGAACTGGCCGCCGAACTCAGCATGCTGCTGGCCTACGAGGCCATGCGCGACCTGGAACTGGCCCCGCACACCGTGAGTACGCCGCTGGAAACCGGTGAATTCCCCATGCTCAGCGGCAAGAAGCTGGCGCTGGTGGCAATCCTGCGCGCCGGGCTGATCATGACCGACGCCATCGTGGCGCTGGTGCCGGCGGCCAAGGTAGGCCATCTGGGCATGTACCGCGATCCGCAGACCATGAAGCCGGTGGCGTACTACAACAAACTGCCCGCCGACATCGCCGAGCGCCGCGTCTTCCTGACCGATCCCATGCTGGCGACGGGCGGCAGTGCCAGCGCCGCCATCGCCAGCCTGAAAGAGGCCGGGGCGCAGTCCATCAAGCTGATGTGCATTCTCTCGGCCCCGGAAGGCATCGCCGTGATTGAGCGCGAACACCCGGACGTGGAGATCGTGACCGCCGCCATCGATTCGCACCTGAATGACCACGGTTACATCGTGCCGGGCCTGGGCGACGCGGGAGACCGAATCTACGGCACCAAATGA
- the leuB gene encoding 3-isopropylmalate dehydrogenase has translation MPKIITLPGDGIGPEVTAAAVEVLREVAPDLTFEEHAIGGAAYDAHGDPFPQRTRDALEHADAVLLGTVGGAQNSPWNSLPRPMRPESGLLALRKALGCYANLRPVRVQPGLEHLSPLKPELARGVDILIVRELLGGVYFDGDRKIDGDTAYNTMRYTTPEVERVAKMAFWAAEQRKGRVTSVDKANVLEVSELWRRDVQALRDREYRSIHLNHEYVDSVAMLIVSDPSRYDVIVTENLFGDILSDLAAVIPGSLGLMPSASLGDGAGLFEPIHGSAPDIAGKGIANPAAAIMSAAMLLRHGLGRSDAANAIERAVALALREEPTRDLGGQADTKTFTNAVLEAMGTPVG, from the coding sequence ATGCCTAAGATCATCACGTTGCCCGGCGACGGGATTGGCCCCGAAGTCACCGCCGCCGCCGTGGAAGTGCTGCGCGAGGTGGCCCCGGATCTGACCTTCGAGGAGCACGCCATTGGCGGAGCGGCCTACGACGCCCACGGCGATCCCTTCCCCCAGCGCACCCGCGACGCGCTTGAGCACGCCGACGCCGTGCTGCTGGGCACCGTGGGCGGCGCGCAGAACAGCCCCTGGAACAGCCTGCCGCGCCCCATGCGCCCTGAGAGCGGGCTGCTGGCCCTCCGCAAGGCGCTGGGCTGCTACGCCAACCTGCGCCCGGTGCGCGTGCAGCCGGGGCTGGAACACCTGTCGCCCCTCAAGCCCGAACTGGCGCGCGGCGTGGATATCCTGATCGTGCGCGAGCTGCTGGGCGGGGTGTACTTCGACGGTGACCGGAAAATCGACGGCGACACCGCCTACAACACCATGCGTTACACCACCCCCGAAGTCGAGCGCGTGGCGAAGATGGCCTTCTGGGCCGCCGAGCAGCGCAAGGGCCGCGTGACCAGCGTGGACAAGGCCAACGTGCTGGAGGTCAGCGAGTTGTGGCGGCGCGACGTGCAGGCGCTGCGTGACCGCGAGTACCGCAGCATCCACCTGAACCACGAGTACGTGGACAGCGTCGCCATGCTGATCGTCTCCGATCCCAGCCGCTACGACGTGATCGTCACCGAGAACCTGTTCGGCGACATCCTCTCGGATCTGGCCGCCGTGATTCCCGGCAGCCTGGGCCTGATGCCGAGTGCCAGCCTGGGCGACGGCGCGGGCCTGTTCGAGCCGATCCACGGCAGCGCCCCGGACATTGCCGGCAAGGGGATCGCCAACCCCGCCGCCGCCATCATGAGCGCCGCCATGCTGCTGCGGCACGGCCTGGGGCGCAGCGACGCCGCCAACGCGATCGAGCGCGCCGTGGCCCTGGCCCTGCGCGAGGAACCCACCCGCGATCTGGGCGGCCAGGCCGACACGAAGACGTTTACGAACGCCGTGCTGGAGGCGATGGGCACGCCCGTCGGCTGA